DNA from Balaenoptera musculus isolate JJ_BM4_2016_0621 chromosome 4, mBalMus1.pri.v3, whole genome shotgun sequence:
AGTGGAGACGGGGCTGGAAGACTTATCCAGAAACTGGGAGCAATaatatgggtttctttttgtatttgtttattttgtaactttCCTACTTGAAGGCGAATTATTCGCTAAGTTTGTTtgcctgttgttgttgtttttttaagccgTACATGCAAGTTAAAAGTTCCCAAATAACGGAGGTAACCAGAGGCCGGTAACACTCCCTGGGAGAGAGGGCTGAGGCGCGTTTGTGTGTCTGCAGTATAAAAGGCTAGGGTCCTGGATCTGGAGAAACAAACCTCTGTACTTGAAATGTACGGGTGTGAGAAATTCAACTAGCGAAAATGTCTAAGGTTAGGGAGACGGCGGTCGCCTCTACTATAAAGGAACCACCAATGCTCGCATCTGCAGTACAGGCGGGGCTGCGCTGTAAagggttggcttttttttttttttttccctgtaggcTTGCTACAGACACAGTCTctttattttcccatctgtaaaatgggtgcagGCGTCAGTACCACATGGAACTACCTCAATGAGGCGCTTCTCCAGATCGGGTTGAATTCCTCACGGTCAAGGATTTCCGGGTTTGGGAGCTAGGCTGCGATGGGTAAAACGTGATCCACCGCGGCCGCAAGCGGTTGGATCTTTCTGTCTGGCCCACGGTGTGGAGAGGTCTTTGCCCAGGCTTGAGACTTCTTTTTACAGACAAAACAGCTTTGCCCCCTACCCCATGGCGTGGTGACCACCACAAAGATAGTGCAGAAAATACCGTCACCTGGTTCCCGTGCTGTGAGGGGATGCTTAACTCTGAGCTCGACTCTCCCCTTGTGTTAGCGTGGTTACTATGCGGAAATACCTCGTCCCTGTGTCTACACCACCGTCAACTTTATGAagagtgtgatttttttcaaaacaccGTTCTGGAGTCggtcccttcttttcttccccttcttcttcctcgCAAGGCCCTGCACCCAGCTGGGGGCGCTACTGGCCGCCGGCCGAGCTGCGGCAGCCGCCACCTCTTAGAGGCGCGCTTAGAGTGCGAGGAAAGTAGGAGGTTTGTGCCTGGTTATCTTGTACGTTTGCGGCTCAAAATGCCCACGTGTTGGTGAAACCCATGAGGTGGGAACAGGTggcaagaacacacacacacacatacagagagagagagagagagagagagagagagagagagagggagagagaaagggcggagactccagccccagctcctgggtCGCCAGGGTTATCCACGCGAATCCCCAAGATCCGAACGCCTTGTGCATCAGGTTAGTTTGTGTACAGAGCCCCCATCCCGTCCCATCCCATCCCCCAGCCTGACTTTGTGTTCctgtattttaatagaaatttgaCCATATTCCCTCTCTCCCTCGGTCCCAACCGCTGCCCTCTGCACTTCCCCCGCGagcccgccccctcctcccccttagCCTCTCACACGCCCTCTCGGGGTCCTTGCTCCAGTCCCTCCCCAAGAATCTCCCGGCCGCGGGCGCCCATTGGCTGTGAGCGGGGAGGAGGCGTGTGCCCGGCCCGGCGAGTTTCATTGAGCGGAATTAGCCCCGATGACATCAGCTTCCCAGCCCCCCGGGCCGGCCCAGCTCATTGGCGCGGTGGCCCCTCCAGGACCTGCACTTTGTTCCCCGCCCCCGCCGCGGCCACCTCCGCCGTCGTCGCTGCCACCGGGCTATAAAAACCCTCCGAGCCGGGAAAGGTGCGGATGCGTATTATAGACCGACGCGACATCAGCGCCTTGGCCCGGTTCTCTGCTACAGCTTTTGGGAACGAGCTCCTCTAATTGCATCCACAGTAAGTGTCCCCGCCCCCCAGCAACTCCAGCCTACATCCCAGGGACAGACGCCCCTCACTTCGGCTGCGACCCGGGAAGCTCCGTTAAAGGGGACGCAGATCCCTCCCCTGCCCGCCTGTTCTCCTGAGCGGCTTCGCTGCTCTGACCCTTCCCACACTGACCGCAGCACACCTTTCGCCAAAAAGCGAGAAGTCGGGGCAACAATAGCTTCTTCTGCCCAAGTCCCGGTCAGCTGGCGAGCCCCCGGCTGGCCCCGGAGGCAGCGCGTGGAATCTGGGCCCGGCGCGGGCGCTGGGTGCCGGCCTATGAGCGTGTGTCTGTTGCGCGCTGTCGATGGAGATAAGGTGGATGCGTTTGATGAACCAGATAAATACTTCTCTGTTTAGATCTCCACCTTCCCAAAGAAAAGCCCTCACTTGATACTCTTTCATTCCAGCCCTGGAGATCCAGCCTCCGCATTCCTAATAAAAGGCATAAAAACCCTGGAATGCCACCCTCACTGAGGGGCACCCCATCCTCCCTGGATTAAACCACCTGTGGATGagagcgggggggggggcaggtagcagggagggaaagagagatgaCTTTAGCGTACCTGCATGCCGCAGGAAGGAAGGCCAGAGACAGCGAGGTGCACCAGAAGCGACCGGCCACACGCGCCCGGACCCCGCGCTGCGGTGCAGGCGGGAACAGCTTTTCTGTCTCACTGACCGAGTGCCTCTCGATCTCAGTCTCGATTCTGATCTCTACCTCTCTCGTGTTTCTTCTCCTCTCCGCAGTAGGCATCCGTGGAAGCTTTGAGGACCGAGGGAGGGAGGACCCTGCGAAAGCTGCGACTATCCCTCGGGGCCATGGACTCGGACGCCAGCCTGGTGTCTAGCCGCCCGTCGTCGCCAGAGCCCGATGACCTTTTCCTGCCGGCCCGGAGCAAGAGCAGTGGGGGCAGCGGCTTCACGGGGGGCACCGTGTCCTCGTCCACGCCCAGCGACTGCCCGCCAGAGCGGAGCGCCGAGCTGCGCGGCGCCATGGGCGCGGCGGGCGCGCACCCGGGGGACAAGCTGGGCGGCGGTGGCTTCAAGTCATCCTCGTCCAGCACCTCGTCGTCCACGTCGTCAGCGGCCGCGTCGTCCACTAAGAAGGACAAGAAACAGATGACTGAGCCCGAGCTGCAGCAGCTACGGCTCAAGATCAACAGCCGCGAGCGCAAGCGGATGCACGACCTCAACATCGCCATGGACGGGCTGCGCGAGGTCATGCCGTACGCGCACGGCCCGTCGGTGCGCAAGCTCTCCAAAATCGCCACGCTGCTGCTGGCGCGCAACTACATTCTCATGCTCACCAACTCGCTGGAGGAGATGAAGCGACTGGTGAGCGAGATCTACGGCGGCCACCACGCCGGCTTCCACCCATCGGCCTGCGGCGGCCTGGCGCACTCGGCGCCCCTGCCCGCCGCCACCGCGCACCCCGCGGCCGCCGCCCACGCGGCGCACCACCCGGCGGTGCACCACCCCATCTtgcctcccgccgccgccgccgctgccgccgctgcgGCCGCCGCCGCGGTGTCCAGCGCCTCCCTGCCCGGCTCCGGGCTGTCGTCGGTCGGCTCCATTCGGCCCCCTCACGGCCTGCTCAAGTCTCCgtcggcggcggcggcagccccGCTGGGGGGCGCGGGCGGcagcggcgggggcggcggcggcttCCAGCACTGGGGAGGCATGCCTTGCCCCTGCAGCATGTGCCAGGTGCCGCCCCCGCACCACCACGTGTCGGCCATGGGCGCCGGCAGTCTGCCGCGCCTCACCTCCGACGCCAAGTGAGCTTGGCCGGTGCAGGCGCGTTCTGGCGagcggggcgggagggggcgggggggggccgGAGGCTGCGGGGAAGCAAGGACCGGCCGGCGCTGGGGCCTGGGAGCTCAGTTCCAAGGAAGAGCGCGGCAccgtgggctgggggtgggggcaatgGTGAGGACGTGGCACCCAGGAACCGAAGCAGTGGAGGCGCGCACTGCACAGTGGGGAGTGACAGGGGCATTTGCTCTGGGACCTGGTTCAACCCCCTCTGGCTTTAAACAGCGCTGCTCGGGTAGACACCGTTTTATAAGAAGGCACAGCTACGTGCATCCCTTCCGCCAAACCCCCCTTCCCCCGAAAAAGAGGTGATTCTAAAAACTGTAGTTTCCCTGAGAACTTGGCCTCACACGGCCGGGGCAGCCCTTGGTTATAccggggaggaaaggagggaggggagcatTGGAGACTTCCTTTCCTGCCTCCTCTCTGGGCGGGAAGGAGACTCCCAGCCACACTCCAGAAGCGGCTGTCCGGGCCTCGCCCTCATGGGTACGAGTTGGTCAGAAGCCGGTATTTGGTACCAGAAGCACTTACGGTCGTGTCCAATCTCCACATGTGGATAAACCCACAGCTGTCTCAGAACTGTTACGGTTCCTCCCTGTCGCTCCTATTGGCTTGGGGGCTTGTGGCTTTCTAATAAATCTGTCGATGTTCCTTTTTCAACAGTATGAGCAAGCTTTATAGACGGTCAGAATAGAACCACTTGTGGATTGGAATAACCTAAAACTGTCGACTTTAGGTGCGGGTGTTTTTTTTAGTTACTTTAAAATAgaatctccctcccttcccattcTTTCCATCTCTGAGCACAAAGTGATTTGATGTCTTACCTGATTGGCAGCAGTCATTTCGGTACCCGAGGGTTTGACAGAACtcaaaggatgttgctgtgaatgtagttttggttatttggggagTTCTGTTGGCTGTTTAGTTTTATCTTTCTTGGATGTGTAAATATCAATCATGAGGTAAGTGCGTTCTGCGGAGCTGTTTGCTCACGTGAGTGCCAGTctaccccctcacccccccccccccccccccccccccccccccgtctaaGCCGGGTTTCTTCTATATTGGTTTCTTTTTGCCAGTTTAACACAAATGACAAACTCCTCCACGTGCTTCATGTCTCCCGCAAACCGCCTGGGCGCTACCGGAGTTGCAATCTGGGCTTCACAGCGTCTGCACGTAACACCCCGCCTCTGATCGCTGCCCCTTGCAGAGAGTGtatcatctgttttatttttgtaaaaagaaaaaagtgctaaataatatttattacttgtttggttgcaaaaaaaatgaaataaatgatcgAGTgttgagattttaaataaaatttaaaggaagTCCGGTGTTTTCCAGCCTtgtgggtgggaggaggtgcGGGGAGCCgcctggggaagggggtgcaGGATTCCATCCCTTTGGGCCGGATTTGGGGACCGTTCTGCTGGTTTTGCCCTGGAGAAAGATAAAAGGGTTGTTTGCCTATTTTCCTCCCCCCGTAACAAGCACACTTACATTCTCTTTAAAACACGTTCTGAGCACATCCTCCGGGTGCCTCTCACAactcacttgtttttattttcattttctaacgCCTAATCCGGaactccttttccctttggttgAGGATTATGTTAATTGAAAGTGAACATTCCCCTCCATGCTCGCGGAACTTTGGGCCTCCGGAGTGAGGCCCGTGCCTTTGACTGGGGGTCCGGGAGCTCAGGTCTCCTGCCCTGCCGCGATTCCATTTGCTCTCTGCTGAGAGGTGGTCGCCCACCCGCATCCAGCTCGGGGCTTCAGCTGAGGACCAGCCACGTGAGGCCACCCCCGCGACCGGCATCGCCACGGTGTTCCCGGCAGAGCGCTGCGGGAGCGTTTGGCGCGGGATCCGCTAACCCTTCACTCCTTTCCCTGCGCTGTGCACGACCCTGCCCCGGCGCCCACGCCGGCCTTGAACTGCAATATGTCAGGTGCTGGGAACTGCCCACGGGGAGCGAGACTGTCGCGAGCCGCGCCTTGGCCTCGTGCTCTTCCCCCAGGGCCACCTCTGTTTTGTCGCCGCTACTGGGTTCCTCACAATCCCAAACTGCAATACAAATTTAGGACGTGGCTCTTAAGAGAGATTCTGGGTAAAAGTTAAAAAGCTTCGGCCTTTCCCGATCAAGGAAGAGGACAGACCATTTTGCAATCTTTCAGCCCGCCGGCTTATGGAAGAACGCGCACCCTTGAACGCAGCGGAGTGTGGACGCAGTGGACTGGTCCCGCGGCCCTGGGCCCTCTCGCCGACGACGTCTTTGGTGGCCACCGGTGGAAGGTCCCTGCGCCTAGGGCACCCAGGGCGGAGAAGGTTTCCCCGGTTGGAACCCCATTTCTTGAGGTCGCCCCTGAGCCTCAGGAGGACTCCCCTTGCCCGGGAATGAGGGTGGCTCCATGCCCTCGCTCGGGGACAGGTGCTTCCAGGTCCTCCAGAAGGTACTATCGGGCTGCTGG
Protein-coding regions in this window:
- the OLIG2 gene encoding oligodendrocyte transcription factor 2 gives rise to the protein MDSDASLVSSRPSSPEPDDLFLPARSKSSGGSGFTGGTVSSSTPSDCPPERSAELRGAMGAAGAHPGDKLGGGGFKSSSSSTSSSTSSAAASSTKKDKKQMTEPELQQLRLKINSRERKRMHDLNIAMDGLREVMPYAHGPSVRKLSKIATLLLARNYILMLTNSLEEMKRLVSEIYGGHHAGFHPSACGGLAHSAPLPAATAHPAAAAHAAHHPAVHHPILPPAAAAAAAAAAAAAVSSASLPGSGLSSVGSIRPPHGLLKSPSAAAAAPLGGAGGSGGGGGGFQHWGGMPCPCSMCQVPPPHHHVSAMGAGSLPRLTSDAK